A single genomic interval of Nocardia bhagyanarayanae harbors:
- a CDS encoding cation:proton antiporter, producing the protein MVAHETALSLIQLGAVFFGLGLLGRIAARIGMSPIPLYLVGGLMFGTGGLVELDHVDSFIHLASEIGVVLLLLLLGLEYTAAELVTGLRRSWAAGIVDIVLNATPGVLVALFLGWGLAGAIAMAGVTYISSSGIVAKVLNDLGRLGNRETPTILSILVFEDLVMAGYLPVLTAVLASAGFLAGLTTVGIALAAVTVVLVVALRFGRYVSMIVDSDDREIFLLKLLGSALLVAGLASALQVSAAVGAFLLGIAISDSTAHNATKILEPLRDLFAALFFVLFGLSTDPATIPPVLGWACLLAVVTTATKVATGWWAAKRAGTSRYGRARAGTALVAHGEFSIVIAGLAVTAGAVPTEFAALATTYVLLMAVLGPIAARVVEPVLVWRDRRAARPV; encoded by the coding sequence GTGGTGGCACACGAAACCGCGCTCTCCTTGATTCAGCTGGGCGCGGTCTTCTTCGGCCTCGGTCTGCTCGGCCGCATCGCCGCGCGCATCGGCATGTCGCCGATCCCGTTGTACCTGGTCGGCGGTTTGATGTTCGGCACAGGCGGTCTCGTCGAACTGGACCACGTCGATTCGTTCATCCATCTGGCCAGCGAGATCGGCGTCGTCCTTCTCCTGCTGCTGCTCGGCCTGGAATACACTGCCGCCGAGCTCGTCACCGGCCTACGCCGATCCTGGGCGGCCGGGATCGTGGACATCGTGCTCAACGCCACTCCCGGCGTCCTCGTCGCGCTCTTCCTCGGCTGGGGTCTGGCCGGGGCCATCGCCATGGCGGGCGTCACCTACATCTCCTCGTCGGGCATCGTCGCCAAGGTGCTCAACGATCTCGGCAGGCTGGGCAACCGGGAGACCCCGACGATTCTGTCCATCCTGGTATTCGAGGACCTGGTGATGGCCGGCTACCTGCCGGTGCTGACGGCGGTGCTCGCGAGCGCCGGATTCCTGGCCGGTCTCACCACGGTCGGAATCGCCCTGGCCGCGGTCACAGTGGTGCTCGTGGTCGCGCTGCGCTTCGGGCGCTACGTCTCGATGATCGTGGACAGCGACGATCGCGAGATCTTCCTGCTCAAGCTGCTCGGCTCGGCGCTGCTCGTCGCGGGTCTAGCGTCCGCGCTGCAGGTCTCGGCGGCGGTGGGGGCGTTCCTGCTCGGTATCGCGATCTCGGATTCGACGGCGCACAACGCCACCAAGATCCTGGAGCCGCTGCGCGACTTGTTCGCCGCGCTGTTCTTCGTGCTGTTCGGGCTGAGCACGGATCCGGCGACCATTCCCCCGGTGCTCGGCTGGGCCTGCCTGCTCGCCGTGGTCACGACGGCCACCAAGGTCGCCACGGGCTGGTGGGCCGCCAAACGCGCGGGCACCTCGCGGTACGGGCGGGCGCGCGCGGGCACGGCGTTGGTCGCGCACGGCGAGTTCTCCATCGTCATCGCGGGATTGGCCGTCACCGCGGGCGCGGTGCCGACCGAGTTCGCGGCGCTGGCGACGACGTACGTGCTGCTGATGGCGGTGCTCGGCCCGATAGCGGCGCGTGTGGTGGAACCCGTCCTGGTGTGGCGCGACCGTCGCGCGGCCCGTCCCGTCTGA
- a CDS encoding cation:proton antiporter regulatory subunit, which translates to MNVEVTPLPGIGVRKDFPLRNNRRVGVIDHRDGTLDLIVSKPDNPDVTDQISLTRREASLLANLLGAPQVVAQLQEEHREFDGVTTRQLTVRAGSPYDGRPLGDTGMRTRTKTSIVALVRAGHVIASPGPEFVFAAFDVLIVVGTADGLAAAAIILTDG; encoded by the coding sequence GTGAACGTAGAGGTAACACCCTTGCCGGGTATTGGTGTCCGCAAAGACTTTCCATTGAGGAACAACCGACGGGTCGGCGTGATCGACCACCGCGACGGCACTTTGGACCTGATCGTCAGCAAGCCCGACAACCCCGACGTCACCGACCAGATCTCGCTCACCCGGCGCGAAGCGTCGCTGCTCGCCAACTTGCTCGGCGCACCGCAGGTGGTCGCGCAATTGCAGGAGGAGCACCGCGAATTCGACGGGGTGACCACCCGGCAGCTCACCGTCCGCGCCGGCTCCCCCTACGACGGCAGGCCACTCGGCGACACCGGGATGCGCACGCGCACCAAGACGTCCATCGTCGCGCTCGTGCGCGCCGGTCACGTGATCGCCTCGCCGGGGCCGGAGTTCGTGTTCGCCGCCTTCGACGTCCTGATCGTCGTCGGCACCGCGGACGGTCTAGCGGCCGCCGCCATCATCCTGACGGACGGCTGA
- a CDS encoding TetR/AcrR family transcriptional regulator, translating into MARPRHPLLTRARIVATALALLDAEGMAAVSTRRIAAELGVQGPSLYNHVGTKDELIDAIADTVLGEVDTGMFAALGPENPDWRTALWDWAYSYRAAMAAHPNIVPALAGGPGHRPNALRIADAVFGGLVAAGWPRREATTVGALMRYFITGSALASFAAGFPADATVYGGDYPHLSEAHLLAGRQHRIDEDAFEVGLRALLDGLGDRYREVRDALPDRH; encoded by the coding sequence GTGGCCCGACCCCGCCACCCGCTGCTCACTCGAGCGCGCATCGTGGCCACCGCGCTGGCCCTGCTCGACGCCGAGGGCATGGCGGCGGTGTCGACCAGGCGCATCGCCGCCGAGCTCGGCGTCCAGGGACCGTCGCTGTACAACCATGTCGGCACCAAGGACGAACTCATCGATGCCATCGCCGACACGGTGCTCGGCGAGGTCGACACCGGCATGTTCGCCGCGCTCGGCCCGGAGAACCCGGATTGGCGTACGGCGCTGTGGGATTGGGCCTACTCCTACCGAGCCGCCATGGCCGCCCACCCGAACATCGTCCCGGCGCTGGCGGGCGGCCCCGGGCACCGCCCCAACGCGCTGCGGATCGCCGACGCGGTGTTCGGCGGCCTGGTGGCGGCGGGCTGGCCGCGCCGCGAGGCGACCACGGTCGGGGCACTGATGCGCTACTTCATCACCGGCTCCGCGCTCGCGTCGTTCGCCGCGGGGTTCCCCGCCGACGCGACGGTCTACGGCGGCGACTACCCGCACCTCAGCGAGGCCCATCTGCTCGCGGGTCGGCAACATCGCATCGACGAGGACGCCTTCGAGGTCGGGCTGCGGGCGCTGCTCGACGGACTCGGCGACCGCTATCGCGAGGTCCGCGACGCGCTGCCCGATCGCCACTGA
- a CDS encoding esterase/lipase family protein, with product MLGATHAIGPAAAAPEPAAAASVEQQLAELVRAGLRPAPDGRQPQPIVDTGSGSGSAGRSHATRVAGEGPELSAFLAAFAHGLSHPDAAPAGANQPNCRPSAEHPRPVVLVHGTWLNAYDTFAYLSPRVARAGYCVFTFNFGRASLFEGGGLGPLLPGRYGVGPMEDSARQLREYVDTVLAATGAEKVDIIAHSQGGPVSSQYLKFEGGADKVGKLISFGGTNHGTSLMGMASLGRLITNLGIPILGFYRPLIGQANIQQVVGSEFYANLNRDGDTVPGIEYTAVGTRHDQISNPFEWTFLRPGPDASVQNIALQDGCEQDMSDHLTLMYSPRAAAIALRALDPQASIELTCMFNPWMIGGGGSL from the coding sequence ATGCTCGGCGCGACACACGCCATCGGCCCGGCGGCGGCCGCGCCCGAGCCCGCGGCGGCCGCGTCGGTCGAGCAGCAGCTCGCGGAGCTGGTCCGCGCCGGACTGCGGCCCGCGCCGGACGGCAGGCAGCCGCAGCCCATCGTGGACACCGGAAGCGGCTCGGGTTCGGCCGGGCGCAGCCACGCCACCCGGGTGGCGGGCGAGGGGCCCGAGCTGTCGGCCTTCCTCGCGGCCTTCGCCCATGGGCTGAGCCATCCCGACGCCGCCCCCGCCGGTGCGAACCAGCCGAATTGCCGTCCCAGCGCGGAACATCCGCGTCCGGTGGTGCTTGTGCACGGCACCTGGCTCAACGCCTACGACACCTTCGCGTACCTGTCGCCGCGGGTCGCCCGCGCCGGGTACTGCGTCTTCACCTTCAACTTCGGCCGCGCGAGCCTGTTCGAGGGCGGCGGCCTCGGACCGCTCCTGCCCGGCCGCTACGGCGTCGGCCCGATGGAGGATTCGGCCCGCCAGCTCCGCGAGTACGTCGACACCGTGCTTGCCGCCACCGGCGCAGAGAAGGTCGACATCATCGCGCATTCCCAGGGCGGACCGGTCTCGAGCCAATACCTGAAATTCGAAGGCGGCGCGGACAAGGTCGGCAAGTTGATCTCCTTCGGCGGCACCAACCATGGCACCTCGCTGATGGGCATGGCGTCGCTGGGACGGCTCATCACCAACCTCGGCATCCCCATCCTGGGCTTCTACCGGCCGCTGATCGGCCAGGCCAACATCCAGCAGGTCGTCGGTTCGGAGTTCTACGCCAACCTGAACCGGGACGGCGACACCGTCCCGGGCATCGAGTACACCGCGGTCGGCACCAGGCACGATCAGATCTCGAACCCGTTCGAATGGACCTTCCTGCGGCCCGGTCCAGACGCCTCGGTGCAGAACATCGCGCTGCAGGACGGCTGCGAGCAGGACATGTCCGATCACCTGACGCTCATGTACTCGCCGCGCGCCGCGGCCATCGCGCTGCGCGCACTCGACCCGCAGGCATCGATCGAGCTGACGTGCATGTTCAACCCGTGGATGATCGGCGGCGGCGGTTCGCTCTGA
- a CDS encoding lipase family protein — MCAPAQADPLYPEPDPDPFYSAPAELAALQPGDVVRTRKIDTGLYVGTEGWQVAFRSTNSGGKPIMGITTVLLPIGVRNPPLVSYQALINSLGSRCNPSRSLFNGELQDAPGAMLPIGRGWAVSMPDYLGPTVAYGAAKLSGMITLDSVKAVQKVAELGLGASPVAIAGYSGGGMATAWAAALQPTYAPDLKLTAAVAGGIPADLEQMALGLGFEPHPGFGLAFAAAMGLEREYPDRLPISDQLNPNGLWFREFTHDACRRFLLFHGAFRSAEQMAASKSLMDSPEAREVLYENSLRHFDGVPAVPTYLWQGRYDTLTPFDSLAETADRYCKAGAPVTLVPYDIAEHMTAAVAGFADAWNYVEARFRGDPVPTSC, encoded by the coding sequence ATGTGCGCCCCGGCGCAGGCTGATCCCCTTTATCCCGAACCCGATCCGGATCCGTTCTACAGCGCGCCCGCCGAACTGGCCGCGCTGCAGCCCGGTGACGTTGTGCGGACACGCAAGATCGACACCGGTCTCTACGTCGGCACCGAAGGCTGGCAGGTGGCCTTCCGCTCCACCAATTCCGGCGGCAAGCCCATCATGGGCATCACCACCGTCCTGCTCCCCATCGGAGTGCGCAACCCACCCCTGGTCTCCTACCAGGCGCTGATCAATTCCCTTGGCTCCCGGTGCAACCCGTCGCGCTCGCTGTTCAACGGCGAACTCCAGGACGCGCCCGGCGCGATGCTGCCGATCGGCCGCGGCTGGGCCGTCTCCATGCCGGACTACCTCGGCCCGACCGTCGCCTACGGCGCGGCCAAGCTCAGCGGCATGATCACGCTGGACAGCGTGAAGGCGGTGCAGAAGGTCGCCGAACTCGGCCTCGGCGCTTCGCCGGTCGCGATCGCGGGCTACTCGGGCGGCGGCATGGCCACCGCGTGGGCGGCCGCGCTGCAGCCGACCTACGCGCCCGACCTGAAGCTGACCGCCGCGGTGGCGGGCGGCATTCCCGCCGATCTCGAGCAGATGGCGCTCGGTCTCGGCTTCGAACCGCACCCCGGCTTCGGCCTCGCCTTCGCCGCGGCGATGGGTCTGGAACGGGAGTACCCGGACCGGCTGCCGATCTCGGATCAGCTCAACCCGAACGGCCTGTGGTTCCGCGAGTTCACCCACGACGCCTGCCGCCGCTTCCTGCTCTTCCACGGCGCCTTCCGCAGCGCCGAGCAGATGGCCGCGTCCAAGAGCCTGATGGACAGCCCCGAGGCCCGAGAAGTGCTGTACGAGAACAGCTTGCGCCACTTCGACGGCGTGCCGGCCGTGCCGACCTACCTGTGGCAGGGCCGCTACGACACGCTGACGCCGTTCGACTCGCTCGCCGAGACCGCCGATCGCTACTGCAAGGCGGGCGCACCGGTGACTCTGGTGCCCTACGACATCGCCGAGCACATGACCGCTGCCGTCGCCGGATTCGCCGACGCGTGGAACTACGTCGAGGCGCGCTTCCGCGGTGATCCGGTGCCGACCAGCTGCTGA
- a CDS encoding LysR family transcriptional regulator, whose translation MDLARHLRHFLVVAEEMHFGRAAEVLGIAQPPLSQSIQRLERELGVALFDRSRRAVQLTTAGQLLIEEARALLAAEQRLRTVARKAGDGSLGTLRAGVPPDTPAAVLHRLLRELAAQAAGLTVDLHELTTAEQLRLLATAELDVGLVEHPVDAPDLRYGPTAELPLGVALPRTSPLARLREVSLADLAGHELILFPRATAPGWHDELLEVCHTHGFVPGLVRHASNPEFLLGLVLSGNGVALTREALARREPRVAWRPLVDKPLRLRVGAVWPDTSPHPAAPRFAQVAADVLGEGAGPLPLPAPETPTGPWSVVYTVHPAQQKPFASGDFAKPPVPHGLTRE comes from the coding sequence ATGGACCTCGCCCGACACCTGCGCCATTTCCTGGTGGTTGCCGAGGAGATGCATTTCGGCAGGGCGGCCGAGGTGCTCGGGATCGCGCAACCGCCGCTGAGCCAGTCCATTCAGCGGCTGGAACGCGAGCTCGGCGTCGCGCTGTTCGACCGCTCCCGGCGGGCCGTGCAGCTGACGACCGCGGGTCAGCTGCTGATCGAGGAGGCGCGCGCCCTGCTCGCGGCGGAACAGCGGTTGCGCACGGTGGCACGCAAGGCGGGCGACGGCAGTCTGGGAACGCTGCGCGCGGGCGTCCCCCCGGATACGCCCGCGGCCGTGCTGCACCGCCTGCTTCGCGAACTCGCCGCGCAGGCCGCCGGGCTCACCGTGGACCTGCACGAACTGACGACTGCCGAACAGCTCCGTCTGCTCGCCACCGCGGAACTCGACGTCGGACTGGTCGAGCATCCGGTCGACGCGCCCGACCTGCGATACGGACCGACCGCCGAACTGCCCCTCGGCGTCGCGCTGCCCCGCACCTCGCCACTGGCCCGACTACGCGAGGTGAGCCTCGCCGACCTGGCCGGACACGAGCTGATCCTCTTCCCGCGGGCCACCGCTCCCGGCTGGCACGACGAACTGCTCGAGGTGTGCCACACGCACGGTTTCGTTCCAGGGCTGGTCCGGCATGCTAGCAATCCCGAATTCCTGCTCGGACTGGTTCTTTCCGGCAATGGTGTGGCGCTCACCAGGGAGGCGCTGGCCCGGCGCGAGCCGAGAGTGGCCTGGCGTCCCCTCGTCGACAAGCCGCTGCGGCTGCGCGTCGGCGCCGTGTGGCCCGACACCTCGCCGCATCCCGCCGCACCACGCTTTGCGCAGGTCGCCGCCGATGTTCTGGGCGAAGGCGCCGGGCCACTCCCGTTGCCAGCGCCGGAGACGCCGACCGGTCCGTGGTCGGTGGTCTACACCGTCCATCCGGCGCAGCAAAAGCCTTTCGCGAGTGGAGATTTCGCAAAACCGCCCGTTCCGCACGGTTTGACGCGAGAATGA
- a CDS encoding serine hydrolase, which produces MSPEERIREIFAELPVRGRFHAVDLADGREIGVDADDQVVIASIFKILLILEFSRQVDAGQLDPTERVLVRAADRLGGWGTAGCADDVEMSLRDLAYFTMSVSDNTAADLLLRRIGPDTPALLAAELGLAATRVIGGPRQLLETMFADAGARTAAEFAAIFPSLPRERVADMRVFRPEHTTSSTAREITRLLGMIWGDEAGSPAACAATRDLLRRQISWTRLAAAFPDEVLVASKTGTLPGLHMEAGVLEYPDGGRYAVAVFARSDELATRRIDVDLAMARSARLAVDALRSGPDQA; this is translated from the coding sequence GTGTCACCCGAGGAGCGCATCCGCGAGATCTTTGCCGAGCTGCCGGTGCGCGGCCGGTTCCATGCCGTCGACCTGGCCGACGGGCGCGAGATCGGCGTCGACGCCGACGACCAGGTGGTGATCGCCTCCATCTTCAAGATCCTGCTGATCCTGGAGTTCAGCAGGCAGGTCGACGCCGGCCAGCTCGACCCGACCGAACGCGTGCTGGTGCGCGCTGCGGACCGGCTCGGCGGCTGGGGCACCGCGGGCTGCGCCGACGACGTGGAGATGTCGCTGCGCGATCTGGCGTACTTCACCATGTCGGTCAGCGACAACACGGCCGCCGATCTGCTGCTGCGCCGGATCGGGCCGGACACGCCCGCGCTGCTCGCCGCCGAGCTGGGGCTCGCCGCGACCCGGGTGATCGGCGGACCGCGCCAGCTGCTGGAGACGATGTTCGCCGACGCGGGCGCGCGCACCGCCGCCGAATTCGCCGCGATCTTCCCGAGCCTGCCCAGGGAGCGGGTGGCGGACATGCGGGTCTTCCGTCCCGAGCACACCACCTCCAGCACCGCGCGGGAGATCACCCGGCTGCTCGGCATGATCTGGGGCGACGAGGCGGGCAGTCCGGCGGCGTGCGCCGCGACTCGAGACCTGTTGCGGCGTCAGATTTCTTGGACCAGGTTGGCGGCCGCGTTCCCGGACGAAGTGCTGGTCGCCTCGAAGACCGGCACGCTGCCCGGACTGCACATGGAGGCGGGCGTCCTGGAGTACCCCGACGGCGGACGCTACGCGGTGGCGGTGTTCGCGCGCAGCGACGAGCTCGCCACCCGCCGCATCGACGTCGACCTGGCCATGGCGCGATCGGCGCGGCTCGCCGTCGACGCCCTCCGCAGTGGTCCCGACCAGGCCTGA
- a CDS encoding MBL fold metallo-hydrolase translates to MTSPRINRRTLFRTTAAGAGVAAVGAAGAGAFLSSRDSGEPVRLPGAGNAEFRWLGVSGWRVDIGGDTLLIDPYLSRYPVGLAAGAFDANAPLRVDPAAIDPHIGNPKYVFVTHTHWDHFNDVPHIAARSGARVFGTLTTYHVAQACDVPSDQLSVVRGGEVLDFGGYTVEIVGSLHSRTSRYSVTFPGVRISRPERPATIADLPEGDTLAFLLRVDGGPSVFFMGASDFVERNLTGAAPDVAMIAVNSSDATHDYATRLTRALDHPRTVVPVHWDDFESPLANPPRTDDKSAQRRDALIAAVRATSPETEVIVPEYLTPYRFG, encoded by the coding sequence ATGACATCTCCACGGATCAACCGCCGCACCTTGTTTCGCACCACCGCCGCGGGCGCCGGAGTCGCGGCCGTCGGGGCGGCGGGGGCGGGCGCGTTTCTCTCGAGCCGGGATTCCGGCGAACCCGTCCGCCTGCCCGGCGCTGGGAACGCGGAATTCCGCTGGCTCGGCGTCTCGGGCTGGCGCGTCGACATCGGCGGCGACACGCTGCTCATCGACCCGTATCTGAGCAGGTACCCGGTCGGCCTCGCCGCAGGCGCCTTCGACGCGAACGCGCCGCTGCGGGTCGATCCCGCCGCGATCGACCCGCACATCGGCAACCCGAAGTACGTGTTCGTCACGCACACCCACTGGGACCACTTCAACGACGTGCCGCACATCGCCGCGCGCAGCGGCGCGCGGGTCTTCGGCACCCTGACGACGTATCACGTGGCGCAAGCCTGTGACGTGCCGTCCGATCAGCTGAGCGTGGTGCGCGGCGGTGAGGTGCTCGATTTCGGCGGCTACACCGTGGAGATCGTCGGTTCGCTGCACAGCCGGACCAGCCGGTATTCGGTCACCTTCCCCGGCGTGCGGATCAGCCGTCCCGAGCGCCCCGCCACCATCGCCGATCTGCCCGAGGGCGACACGCTGGCGTTCCTGCTGCGCGTCGACGGCGGGCCGTCGGTGTTCTTCATGGGCGCAAGCGATTTCGTGGAACGAAACCTGACCGGCGCCGCGCCCGACGTCGCCATGATCGCGGTCAACAGCAGCGACGCCACGCACGACTACGCCACGCGGCTGACGCGCGCGCTCGATCACCCGCGCACGGTGGTTCCGGTGCACTGGGACGATTTCGAATCACCGCTGGCCAACCCGCCGCGCACCGACGACAAGAGCGCGCAGCGCCGCGACGCGCTGATCGCCGCGGTGCGCGCGACGAGCCCGGAGACGGAGGTGATCGTGCCCGAATACCTGACGCCGTACCGGTTCGGCTGA